A part of Synchiropus splendidus isolate RoL2022-P1 chromosome 19, RoL_Sspl_1.0, whole genome shotgun sequence genomic DNA contains:
- the si:ch211-198p11.6 gene encoding uncharacterized protein si:ch211-198p11.6, which produces MPVLPVWELAVPLPAVMMITVALYIVMVGLGLWIRFCLKDRCSCQDCCPGFSICDQCFQLAEMCDFRTPSLRSCLPGSCPRPNFGRWDCACTCQPPECDSCNCLCFEIRIK; this is translated from the exons ATGCCG GTTCTTCCGGTGTGGGAACTCGCCGTCCCCCTTCCGGCTGTGATGATGATCACAGTCGCCCTTTACATCGTCATGGTTGGTCTTGGACTTTGGATCCGGTTCTGTCTGAAG GACCGGTGTTCCTGCCAGGACTGCTGCCCGGGCTTCTCCATATGTGACCAATGTTTTCAACTGGCAGAAATGTGTGACTTCCGCACGCCCTCCCTGCGCTCGTGCCTGCCGGGCTCCTGTCCCAGGCCCAAC TTCGGACGCTGGGACTGCGCTTGCACCTGTCAGCCACCAGAGTGCGACTCCTGCAACTGTCTCTGTTTCGAGATTCGGATCAAGTAG
- the LOC128751218 gene encoding eukaryotic translation initiation factor 1b: MSAIQNLNTFDPFADATKGDDRLPAGTEDYIHIRIQQRNGRKTLTTVQGIAADYDKRRLLKALKKKFACNGTVIEHPEYGEVIQLQGDQRRNICQFLTEIDMVKEEQLKVHGF, encoded by the exons ATGTCCGCTATCCAGAACCTCAACACTTTTG ACCCCTTTGCTGATGCAACTAAGGGTGATGACCGCCTCCCAGCCGGGACTGAGGACTACATCCACATAAGAATCCAACAGCGGAACGGGAGGAAGACCCTCACCACTGTCCAGGGCATTGCTGCCGACTATGATAAACGTAGGCTGCTCAAAGCCTTGAAGAAG AAGTTTGCCTGCAATGGTACAGTGATTGAGCACCCAGAGTATGGTGAAGTGATTCAGCTTCAAGGTGACCAGAGAAGGAATATCTGCCAGTTCCTGACTGAG ATTGACATGGTcaaggaggagcagctgaaagTCCACGGCTTCTAG
- the mfsd11 gene encoding UNC93-like protein MFSD11, producing the protein MDPEKKKLLNIVVLGVGFMFMFTAFQTCGNIEQTVIKSLNTTEFHGSGYTSMAIIYGVFSASNLIAPSVVAVVGPQLSMFFSGLLYSAYIAVFIYPLTWTFYTASVLVGIAAAVLWTAQGNVLAINSSDTTIGRNSGIFWALLQFSLFFGNLYIYCSWHGHVHITDKDRQSVFVTLTVISLVGCFLFFLIRKTVSESGALDDGDAAPDSSEDSSTSSVPLPGLCSQALDAFVKAGKVLVTKEMLLLSLASAYTGLELTFYSGVYGTCIGAMTRFGQDAKSLIGISGIFIGLGEILGGGIFGMLNRCNRFGRNPVVLLGLITHYLAFYLIFLNIASDAPIAPEEGTQLEAYMEPSVAVALICSFLLGFGDSCFNTQLLSIIGFMFREESAPAFAIFKFIQSIMAAVAFFYSNFLLLHWQLLVLVLFGFAGTVTFFMAEWVAVAGRRAFEYDTI; encoded by the exons ATGgatccagagaagaagaagctccTGAACATCGTTGTCCTCGGCGTCggcttcatgttcatgttcacagCATTTCAGACGTGCGGGAACATAGAG caAACGGTTATCAAGAGCCTCAACACTACCGAGTTCCATGGAAGCGGCTACACCAG CATGGCAATCATCTACGGTGTCTTCTCGGCATCGAACCTCATTGCTCCGTCGGTGGTCGCCGTCGTGGGCCCTCAGCTCTCTATGTTCTTCAGTGGGCTTCTCTACAG TGCCTACATTGCCGTGTTCATCTACCCACTCACTTGGACCTTCTACACAGCTTCAGTTCTGGTCGGGATTGCAGCGGCAG TCTTGTGGACGGCGCAGGGAAACGTTCTCGCCATCAACTCCTCGGACACCACAATCGGACGCAACAGCGGAATATTCTGGGCTCTTCTTCAGTTCAG CCTGTTCTTTGGAAATCTCTACATCTACTGCTCGTGGCATGGCCACGTTCACATCACAG ATAAAGATCGCCAGAGCGTCTTTGTCACTCTGACTGTCATCAGCCTTGTtggctgcttcctcttcttcctcattcGTAAAACCGTCTCAGAGTCTGGGGCGTTGGACGATGGCGATGCTGCCCCTGACTCATCTGAGGACAGTAGCACGTCCAG TGTGCCTCTCCCTGGCCTCTGCTCACAGGCTCTGGACGCCTTTG TGAAGGCGGGAAAAGTTCTGGTCACTAAAGAAATGCTGCTGCTTAGTCTGGCCAGTGCCTACACGG GGCTGGAGCTTACCTTCTACAGTGGCGTGTACGGGACGTGCATCGGTGCCATGACCCGTTTTGGCCAAGATGCGAAAAGTCTGATCGGCATCTCAGGCATTTTCATCGGTCTGGGAGAGATCTTAG GAGGGGGCATCTTTGGGATGCTGAACAGGTGTAACCGCTTCGGCAGGAATCCTGTGGTTCTGCTGGGCCTCATCACACACTACCTCGCTTTCTACCTGATTTTTCTGAACATCGCGAGCGACGCTCCCATCGCCCCAGAGGAGGGGACCCAGCTGGAGGCCTACATGGAGCCCAG TGTGGCAGTGGCGCTGATCTGCAGCTTCCTACTCGGCTTTGGTGACAGCTGCTTCAACACTCAGCTGCTCAGCATCATCGGCTTCATGTTCCGAGAGGAGAGCGCCCCGGCTTTCGCTATCTTCAAGTTCATCCAG TCCATCATGGCGGCAGTGGCCTTCTTCTACAgcaacttcctgctcctgcactGGCAGCTGCTGGTTCTGGTTTTGTTTGGCTTCGCTGGAACCGTCACTTTCTTCATGGCCGAGTGGGTGGCTGTGGCCGGCCGGAGGGCGTTTGAATACGACACCATCTGA
- the zgc:100868 gene encoding transmembrane protease serine 9: MDARVVTTLLLLLIEGCRGQLDVCGKATLNSRIVGGEDAPEGSWPWQASLHRSDSHFCGGSLVNNKWVLTAAHCVPSASTVDLEVYLGRQSQQGSNPNEVVRTVVRIVNHPDYNSITNDNDISLLELSDIVTFTNYIVPICLAASDSTVFAGEDTWVTGWGNIGSGEPLPPPQNLMEVEVPIVGNRQCNCDYGVGTITDNMICAGLREGGKDSCQGDSGGPLVIKQNNVWNQLGVVSFGRGCALPEFPGVYARVSRYESWIKSTIITNLPGFVTFKSSGSNSDNDVTCAGLPPLPTTVPPMTTVKPIVCGQAPKNSRFIGGSSVASTGIWPWMASLQKNGTHVCGGSLVAVDAVLSEANCFSSPAQPSEWTVVLGRLKQNGSNPFEVSMNVTNITLSNQTGSNVAVLHLSSSLTLSDYIQPICMSSSQTFSVGTSCWVAGWSVGQGGEEGVLQENQTVIVDCGNTSSSADAICTGALTLQQGDYGGPVMCKIGDSWYQAAVLAGNSTQVTSTRAGDKLVFTKLSSYSSFLTSALGSFLTPASSSTTTTSTPGNSTGTTTNSGVSASLLLPLLAVCLLLQLLCS; encoded by the exons ATGGATGCTCGCGTGGTcaccactctgctgctgctgctgatcgaAG GATGTCGCGGACAGCTGGATG tatgCGGCAAGGCGACTTTAAACTCCCGGATCGTTGGCGGGGAGGATGCCCCTGAAGGGAGTTGGCCCTGGCAGGCCAGTCTTCACCGCAGCGACAGTCATTTCTGTGGAGGGTCACTGGTCAACAACAAGTGGGTGCTGACCGCCGCCCACTGTGTACCCAG TGCCAGCACAGTGGATCTGGAAGTGTATCTGGGTCGGCAAAGTCAGCAAGGGTCCAATCCAAACGAAGTCGTTCGGACAGTCGTCCGAATCGTCAACCACCCGGATTACAACTCAATCACCAATGACAATGACATCAGCCTGCTGGAGCTCTCGGACATTGTCACCTTCACCAACTACATCGTACCTATCTGTCTTGCCGCGTCAGACAGCACTGTTTTCGCCGGAGAAGACACCTGGGTCACCGGCTGGGGGAACATTGGGTCTGGAG AGCCACTGCCCCCACCGCAGAACCTGATGGAAGTAGAGGTTCCGATTGTTGGGAACCGCCAGTGCAACTGTGACTATGGTGTTGGAACAATCACCGACAACATGATCTGTGCTGGActcagggagggagggaaggactCGTGTCAG GGAGACTCCGGTGGACCGCTGGTGATCAAGCAGAACAACGTGTGGAACCAGCTGGGTGTGGTCAGTTTTGGAAGAGGGTGTGCCCTACCTGAGTTCCCCGGAGTCTACGCCCGGGTGTCCCGGTACGAGTCCTGGATAAagtccaccatcatcaccaacCTGCCGGGCTTCGTGACCTTCAAGTCCTCCGGTTCCAACAGCGACAACGATGTTACATGTGCCGGCCTCCCGCCGCTTCCCACCACCGTCCCGCCAATGACCACGGTCAAAC CGATCGTCTGCGGTCAAGCCCCGAAGAACTCTCGGTTCATTGGGGGAAGCTCCGTGGCAAGCACTGGCATCTGGCCATGGATGGCGAGTCTCCAAAAGAACGGAACTCACGTGTGTGGAGGCTCGCTGGTGGCAGTGGACGCTGTTCTGAGCGAGGCCAATTGTTTCTCCAG CCCGGCTCAGCCATCAGAGTGGACGGTGGTTCTCGGGCGTCTGAAGCAAAACGGTTCTAACCCGTTCGAAGTGTCTATGAACGTGACCAACATCACGCTGAGCAACCAAACCGGCTCCAACGTGGCAGTGCTgcacctctcctcctcactcacGCTCTCCGACTACATACAGCCCATCTGCATGAGCAGCAGTCAGACCTTCTCCGTGGGCACCAGCTGCTGGGTGGCAGGCTGGAGCGTCGGACAAGGTGGAG AAGAAGGAGTCCTGCAGGAAAATCAGACGGTCATCGTCGACTGTGGGAACACCTCATCCTCGGCAGACGCCATCTGCACAGGCGCCCTGACCCTGCAGCAG GGGGACTACGGAGGACCTGTCATGTGTAAAATTGGAGACTCCTGGTACCAGGCAGCCGTTTTGGCGGGAAACAGCACCCAAGTCACAAGCACAAGAGCAGGCGACAAATTGGTCTTCACCAAACTCAGCTCCTACTCATCTTTTTTAACCAGCGCTCTGGGGTCCTTCTTAACACCGgcctccagctccaccaccacAACCAGCACCCCGGGAAACAGCACGGGCACTACCACCAACAGCGGCGTGTCTGCCAGCCttctgctccccctgctggccgtctgcctgctcctgcagctgctctgctcctga
- the srrm2 gene encoding serine/arginine repetitive matrix protein 2, which produces MYNGIGLTTPRGSGTNGYVQRNLSSIRVKRPRDERGGERDEKDRERLESQLNRQPNADILEHQRKRQLEVKCAELQDMMEEQGYSAEEIEEKVNSFRMMLQEQQEPTSKPSERPTATETHALAAANQQKNDRLRAAFGIASDYVDGSSFHADRKEKEKEKREQERLERERQEQQKYTLVEDSDGSDDSDSPPKKRSRKKKKNKNKSRESSESPSPSPRPEKKKAKKKKKKREAVVEDDSQSSSEEKRKRSKNKKKSSKASRRRRNSSSSAHSDSPVLVKEVQAPKQNHHANESRSPDRSRRRVDEPSSRRPADEGKRDEWMRTADKTKKRHDSSSPSPPPPKRNREEDRRRPRSQENEKDRGRRSQSKEKQTGRRSRSREAQKSRRSRSREVEKTKRSRSRGVEKSRRSRSRGVTKQRRSRSRELTKPRRSRSREMEKPRRSRSRDVEKPRRSRSREVEKSRRSRSREVEKSRRSRSRDKREKNGGKPKDLRQHRHDSSSPSPPISRKRAGEDKPRGGPEEKCQSSSSSPPPDRSRGRRATSSDLLPHEGDRKKDNGKRREDRMSPPLPKTDRRREERTSRNSSSPDARSVAVEEKRSDRERVPQRAKAREDSPERSARPSAEGHLEGSGSKVHSRELDQREAGSLGRKKGADEKVKQSQKKPASSSSSSSDSDSDSSSSSSSSSSSSSSSSSSSSSDEEQTEKGNQAKRSVGAAVQRFIANGRNQSPPADRGRPLEKEPPKSSLSPAKVPHQYSRGRSPSPPPGRGNSTSQHDHSADTRRNQKGQESPRNPARSTPPRQYRDPPPRPSRGSPRAWSDRDRDRNSDWQWTRPARRSRSRSYSPSRHERSRPRSPRRRSRSRSPRRRSSPGRFGRSASPQRRNLSPQRRRTSRSPVPQRRRTSRSPVPQRRRTSRSPVAQRRRTSRSPVSQRRRSSRSPVPQRKRASQSPVSQRRRTSRSPVPQRKRASQSPVPLRKRTSRSPVPQRKRASQSPAHQRGRSSRSSSRGKKEALQRNQPREQIKAQATAQPPRSSSSSSSSSSSSSSSSSLSSSSPSPQRDKKSTTEQENEKRSHQQAPSRDSSLIQQSEQDARHVLITSRKSPGDSQSEARPSSQRSSKKPSSPSPQRSVNGKEPNKKKQESSSSGSSSSSSSSSSSSESSDSESEKEKRAGKTQDSSSESDHQTKRASPARPARNPADSLRDSRSLSYSPPSSMRTARSNHRSDRKSSPSGRSQRKK; this is translated from the exons ATGTACAATGGGATTGGCCTCACGACTCCCCGTGGCAGTGGCACCAATGGTTATGTCCAGCGGAACCTGTCCAGCATACGAGTTAAGCGGCCACGGGACGAGCGTGGCGGTGAGCGAGATGAGAAAGACCGAGAGCGACTGGAGAGTCAGCTGAACCGGCAACCCAACGCTGACATCTTGGAGCACCAGCGGAAGAGACAGCTGGAGGTCAAGTGCGCCGAGCTCCAGGACATGATGGAGGAGCAGGG ATATTCAGCTGAAGAGATTGAGGAGAAAGTCAACAGCTTCCGCATGATgctccaggagcagcaggagcccACTTCCAAACCCTCAGAGAGACCTAC AGCTACAGAGACTCATGCACTAGCTGCAGCAAACCAGCAGAAGAACGATCGTCTTCGCGCTGCGTTTGGGATCGCCAGTGATTATGTGGACGGATCGTCGTTCCACGCCGACCgcaaggagaaagagaaggagaagcGCGAGCAGGAGCGACTGGAGAGGGAACGTCAGGAGCAGCAGAAATACAC GTTGGTGGAAGATTCAGATGGTTCTGATGATTCTGATTCTCCTCCAAAGAAGCGCAgtcggaagaagaagaagaacaaaaacaagagcagagAAAG CTCAGAAAGTCCGTCCCCATCTCCACGCCCAGAGAAAAAGAAagccaaaaagaagaagaagaaacg TGAGGCAGTGGTGGAGGATGACAG CCAAAGTTCGTCAGAGGAGAAACGCAAGCGATCTAAGAACAAGAAAAAGAGTTCCAAAGCATCTCGTCGCAGACGCAACTCCAGCAGTTCTGCCCACAG CGACTCACCGGTGCTGGTCAAGGAGGTCCAGGCACCGAAGCAGAACCACCATGCAAATGAGTCCAGATCACCTGATCGCTCCAGGCGGAGGGTCGACGAGCCAAGCTCCAGACGTCCTGCAGATGAAGGG AAGAGAGACGAGTGGATGAGAACTGCAGACAAGACCAAAAAGAGACACgactcctcctcaccttcaccacctcccCCCAAGAGGAACAGAGAAGAGGATAGGAGACGCCCCAGGAGTCAGGAAAATGAGAAGGACAGGGGGAGGCGCTCACAGAGCAAAGAAAAGCAAACGGGACGAAGGTCCAGGAGCAGGGAGGCGCAGAAGTCAAGGAGGTCCAGGAGCAGGGAGGTGGAAAAAACAAAGAGGTCCAGGAGCAGGGGGGTGGAGAAGTCAAGGAGGTCCAGGAGCAGAGGAGTGACAAAACAAAGGAGGTCCAGAAGCAGAGAATTGACAAAACCAAGGAGGTCCAGGAGCAGAGAGATGGAAAAACCAAGGAGGTCCAGGAGCAGAGACGTGGAAAAACCAAGGAGGTCCAGGAGCAGAGAAGTAGAAAAATCAAGGAGGTCCAGGAGCAGAGAAGTAGAGAAGTCAAGGAGGTCCAGGAGCAGGGACAAAAGGGAAAAGAACGGTGGGAAACCGAAAGATCTCCGGCAACATCGACATGACTCGtcctctccatctccacccATCAGCAGGAAAAGGGCTGGGGAGGACAAACCCAGAGGTGGACCTGAGGAGAAATGTcagtcctcctcttcatcacctcctcctGACAGGTCCAGAGGGAGGAGGGCGACAAGCTCTGACCTTTTACCGCATGAGGGAGACAGGAAGAAAGACAATGGGAAAAGGAGGGAAGATCGCATGTCTCCCCCTCTGCCAAAAACTGACCGTAGAAGAGAAGAACGCACCTCCAGGAACTCTTCTTCACCTGACGCTCGCTCTGTTGCTGTTGAAGAGAAGAGATCGGACCGGGAGAGAGTTCCACAGAGGGCGAAAGCCAGGGAGGATAGCCCGGAACGCAGTGCACGCCCGTCAGCTGAAGGCCACCTAGAGGGTTCAGGATCAAAGGTGCACAGTAGGGAGCTGGACCAGAGGGAGGCTGGAAGTCTGGGGAGAAAGAAGGGAGCAGATGAGAAAGTCAAGCAGTCCCAGAAAAAGCccgcgagcagcagcagcagcagtagtgatAGCGATagtgattcttcttcttcttcgtcgtcctcctcctcctcctcctcctcttcttcgtcatcatcttcatctgatGAAGAGCAAACTGAGAAAGGGAACCAGGCCAAGAGGTCGGTTGGAGCTGCTGTTCAGAGGTTCATAGCTAACGGAAGAAACCAAAGTCCACCTGCAGACCGTGGACGGCCATTGGAGAAGGAACCGCCAAAGAGTTCCTTGTCACCTGCTAAAGTCCCTCATCAGTATAGCCGGGGCAGGAGCCCAAGTCCCCCACCAGGACGAGGAAACTCCACCTCCCAGCACGACCATTCAGCTGACACTCGGAGGAACCAGAAGGGTCAGGAGAGTCCCAGAAATCCAGCCCGAAGCACGCCACCGAGGCAGTACAGAGACCCGCCACCTCGTCCAAGCCGAGGGTCTCCTCGCGCCTGGTCCGACAGGGACCGGGACAGGAATAGCGACTGGCAGTGGACGCGCCCCGCGAGGCGGAGTCGATCCAGGTCTTACAGCCCCAGTAGACATGAGAGATCCAGACCCAGAAGCCCGAGGAGACGCAGTAGGTCCAGAAGCcccaggaggaggagctccCCAGGCAG GTTTGGTCGCTCTGCATCTCCTCAGAGGAGGAACTTGTCTCCTCAGCGAAGGAGAACCAGTCGGTCACCGGTTCCTCAACGAAGGAGAACCAGTCGGTCACCGGTTCCTCAGAGAAGAAGAACCAGCCGGTCACCAGTTGCTCAGAGAAGAAGAACCAGTCGGTCACCAGTTTCtcagagaaggagaagcagcCGGTCACCAGTTCCTCAGCGAAAGCGAGCCAGTCAGTCACCAGTTTCTCAGAGAAGGAGAACCAGCCGGTCACCAGTTCCTCAGCGAAAGAGAGCCAGTCAGTCGCCAGTTCCTCTGCGAAAGAGAACCAGCCGGTCACCAGTTCCTCAGCGAAAGAGAGCCAGTCAGTCACCGGCCCACCAGAGAGGGAGATCCAGTCGCTCCTCATCCAGAGGAAAAAAGGAAGCGCTTCAGAGGAACCAGCCGAGAGAACAGATAAAGGCACAGGCGACAGCTCAGCCACCCcgttcttcatcctcctcctcctcctcctcctcttcctcctcctcgtcaaGCTCCTTGTcgtcctcctcaccttcaccgCAGCGAGACAAGAAGAGCACCACCGAGCAGGAGAATGAAAAGAGGAGTCACCAACAGGCTCCTTCCAGAGACTCGTCACTCATACAACAATCTGAGCAAGACGCGAGACACGTTCTCATCACGTCCAGAAAGTCCCCAGGTGACAGCCAATCAGAGGCCAGACCGTCATCCCAACGTTCCAGCAAGAAGCCGTCTTCCCCTTCACCCCAGCGCAGCGTTAACGGAAAAG